In Candidatus Yanofskybacteria bacterium, the genomic stretch ACCCCAAGTCAAGACAGTTCGTTTGACAGGAGCTTTCGCAAGCCATGGATTAAGTCTGTTGGTAATAAAATCCCAGATACCCTCTTCGGGCAGAATATCTCCCGCCAATATCATCAAGTCCCCCTCTGGGACACTCGCTGGCAAATAGCCGTGTAAATCGCTTCCGAGTATTAATCTCATGTGCGCCCCAATCAATGAGCTAACCCCATGCTATAACAACTAATACTAAAAATCTATGCCGAACAGCTTTCTCGCATTTTGATTACATATGCTTACGACTTCGGCTAATTCTATATTTTTTAATTCAGCCACGCGCTTGGCTACCTCGATAACACGTATTGGTTCGTTTCGTTGGCCACGATATGGCACCGGCGACAGCCATGGCGCGTCCGTTTCCAGAAGTATCTGTTCCATGGGCGCATATCTGACGACCTCATCGTATTGATTGGCAAAAGTTATTATTCCATTGAATCCTAAATAAAACCCTAAGTCGAGGTATTTCTTAGCCTCGTCGACTGTTCCAGTAAACGAGTGAGCCACGCCATCCACAGTCAGTCCGTCATTCGATTTCAATATATCCGCCAAGTCATCATGAGCCGATTTTCCTAGCTTCTCGTTACGAGAATGTATTACCAATGGCAGCTTGGCTTCGTGGGACAAATTTATAAATTCCAAAAAAATATCTTTTTGCCTTTTTCTTCTATCTTCTTCTGGCGTTCGATAGTAATCTAATCCAACCTCGCCGATAGCCACGACTTGTTTTGAAATTATTTTTTTATAATCTTCGATTGCAAAATCTTCTCCGATCTCGTCAGGATGAGCTCCAATCGTAGCCCAAATTTGATTAGGATATTTTTTTGCTAAAGCTATCCCCCCCTCAGACGATTTCAGGTCGGCTCCGATGGCTATCATAAAAACGCCATCGACTAGATTGCGTTTTATCATTTCCTCACGATCGTTATCGTAATCTGGAAATTGCGGATGACAATGAGTATCGATTATTTTCATTGTTGTAAACGAGGGAAAAGCCCAGCGCCCTTCTTGATCAAGAATTTATAGTTATCTTGAATTTGCCTCTCTCCGCTATCGCCAAAAACGGCAAATATTTTTTGACTTGTTTCTGGCATAAATGGCTGTAGCCGCCAAGAAATATTGTGGATCATGGCCGCAAGAACAGTCATAATCTCTAAAAATTCGGCTGGATTATTTTTTATAACCTCCCAAGGCTTATTGGTATCAATAAATCTATTGGCGATTGCAATTCTAGAGAATATGAAATTACCCAAAACTTCGTGAAGCTTGAACTCGTTGACTAATTGACCATAGCCAGACTCGTCAAAAAATTCTTTAATTTCTGGATTTTCGCCCACCTCTTTTGCTACGACCTCCTTCTTATACACTAGTTCTCCGTCAAGCTTACTTTCGATTAGAGTCGCCACGCGCTGAACCAGATTGCCCAAACCATTGGCCAAGTCGCCGTTGTATCTATCCTCCAACTTCTTAAACGAGAAGTCACCGTCATCATCGGACGGGATCTCTCTCAATAAGAAATATCTAGTCACATCAACACCATACTTTTCGATTAATTGGTTGGGGTCGATAACATTTCCCAGTGACTTAGACATCTTCTCGCCCTCAGCCGTTACGAAGCCATGGACATAAATTGATTTGGGCAATTCTACCCCTGCCGACAGAAGTATCGCCGGCCAATACATGGCATGAAATCTTAGAATATCTTTTCCTATTAAATGCACGTCCACGGGCCAATATTGCGAGAATTTTGGATCTTCGGGATAGCCAAGTGCTGAGATATAATTTGTTAAAGCATCGGTCCAGACATACATTGTTTGCGTGTCGTCGCCTGGGACTGGTATCCCCCATTTAAGCGTCGCAGTCGGACGAGAGAAGCTAACATCTTCGGCATCATCCAATAAATTCAAAATTTCACCTTTCTTCGACGTCGGTACAATTTTCAATTCATCTTTCTCTATCTTCTCTTTTATAACTCCAGTATATTTCGAGAGTTTAAAAAACCAATTTTTTTCTTTGACTAACTGGGGCTCGGTTTTATGAATCGGACACAAGCCGTCCTCTAGGTCGCTCTTCTTTTTATTGGCCTCGCAACCCACACAATATAGACCTTCATAATCTTTTTTATACAAGTCTCCACTTTCTGCTAATTTTTGCCAAATCTTTTGAGCCGCCGGCCAATGCCTCACTCGATCAGAGGTTCTTATGAAGTCATCATTGGAGATATTTAGCTTCTTGGTCAGATCAATAAATGTCTGGGCTATTTCATCCACGAATAGTTGGGTATCTTTGCCATGCTTTTCTGCTGCCTGAGCTATCTTAGAGCCATGCTCATCGGTACCAGTTAAGAAATACGTATCATCCCCCATCAAGCGATGGTGCCTAGCCAGAACATCCGCTTGTAATAATTCTAAAGCAAAGCCGATGTGCGGTTCCGCATTCACGTAAGCTATCGCCGTCGTTATGTAAAATTTATTTTTCATTATTATTTATTGGCTATGACAACTACAAATTCGCCGAGGAGATTATCGCCAGATAGCGATTTGGTTATGTGATCGATGTCTCCGCGATAGATTGTTTCGAATTGCTTAGTTAGTTCGCGACCAACCATTATTTTTCTGGCATCTATATTCGATAGTTTCTTTAACTCGTCCAAGGCTTTCAATATTCTATGCTTTGATTCGTAAAAAACAACTGTCTCGTCTATTATGGCAATGTTCTTAAAAAATGTCTGCCGACCTTTTTTGTGTGGCGGAAACCCAAGGAACACAAATTTATCTGTAGCAAAGCCGCTAACACTCAACGCCGATATGGCTGCATTTGCTCCCGGGATAGGTACAATCATCAGATCTGGGATCTCTTCCAACGCCTTCATTATTAAATAGTTGCCTGGATCGTTTATGCCCGGTGTACCAGCATCAGTTACTAGCGCTAACTTCTTATTATCTCTAAGCATCTCTATTATCTGATCTATCTTCTTAAAATCGCTATGTTGATGATAGCTAATTATATCTTTCTTGATGTTGTATCTTTCAAGGAGATTTCTAGTGACCCTAGTATCTTCAGCTAAAATCAAATCAACATTGCTTAGGACATTAATAGCCCTCAACGTTATATCTTCGAGGTTGCCGATTGGAGTAGCGACTATATATAACATATTTAATTCCAAGCACTAAATTCTAAATAGAATTAGGGTCTTAGTTTTAGGCGGCGCCCTTTCTTGATTCCTTGTGCTTGGCCATATCGTCAAGAATCTCAACGATAACCGTAGCTACCGGTACCGACAATATCATGCCAGGTATTCCGGCGAGTTGAGCACCCACGAGTAGGGCTATAATCACGACGACCGGATTTAAACCCGTAGTTCTGCCTATTACCAATGGGACAAGAATATGATTCTCTAGTTGCTGGACTACTACATAAAATATAACAAGCCAGACGCCTAACGCCGGAGACTGCATGAAGCCCAAGAATACGGCCGGCATGGCTGAAAGCACTGGCCCGACAACTGGGACTATTTCAAATACCATCGCCAACACGGCCAAAGCTAAGGCATATTTGATACCCATAAGAGACAATCCTATATATACGACAACTCCAACGATTAAACTAAGCAACATCTGCCCCTGCAACCAACGACCAACTTTTATTTCCGACCTTTTCCAAAGATCCAAAACATAAGTCTCGTATCTCTCCGGAATTATCGAACCGATAAAAACTTCGATACCCTTCTTCGTAACTGATAGGTAAAAAGATATGACCACTATGGCAAAGAAAGAGAATATGCCACCGAACACGCTAACGACAAGTCCAATCACCGATTGAGACGCCTGCTGGAAATAAGACGAAATTCCATCAAGGACATTCTGAATCTCTCCAAGAAAATCTAAATATTTAGGCGCACCCTTTTGAGCCGCTTCCAACGAATTGGTAATTTTATCAACGAATTTCGGTAAGGCATTGGCCAACTGAGAAGCTTCTTGAGCCAAATATGGCACTACAAGCGAGAAAACTGTTATGACTAGGCCGACTACGATGAGAAAGAGTAATAGCACGCCTAGTATTCTCGGAAAGCCCTTGCCGTCGAGCCAATTAGCAAATGGCGAGATCGCCGAAGCGACAATAAGCGCGAACAAAAATATAACCGCTACGTCTTTAAGAACATAGAGCAGAAGGAATCCCACGATAATCATGATCGCTCTGAACATGCTAGACGAAGATATATCTATGTGGACGTGTTGGTTGTCTGCCATCTCTATATTTTTATAATTTTTTTAAATTGCTCCGTATCTTTATACGGACCAATAATCGCAAAATTTAATTTAGAATTATCAATGAGATCCCTAGCCAGTTGATTAACTTCTTCTAGTGTTACCCTATTAATCTTATCTAGTCTTTCTTCCGGCGTCAAAACCTTATTCTCAAATAATACCGAGTCGCAATAGTCAGAGGCCATATTCATAGAGCTCTCAAGGTAAATGGCCATACTCCCGTTAAGATGATCTTTGGCTTGTTGGAGTTCGGCTTCGGTCACGCCATCATTCTTTAATTTCCTCATTTCATCAAGCACCACCTCGACCGCCTCGACGGCTTTATCCTTATTGACGCCAGCCCTAGTCGTAAACATTCCACAATCAGTAAGCAAATCGGCGCTGGCGCCAACATAGTAAGCCAGCCCCCTCTTCTCTCTTACTTCTTGGAACAATCTTGAAGTCATACTGCCTCCAAATATCAAACTCAAAAGACTCAGCGCATATCTTCTCTCGTCAAACATATCGAAAGCCCTGACGCCCAAATTAAAATGGGCCTGATCAGTCTCTTTCCAATGAATCAATACTTGCGGTTCGGCCTGCTTATCGTCTACTGCCAATTTTGATATCGGCTTGCCTTCTCGAGCATTCGTGAAATATTTCTCGACAACTGCTCGGCCCTGCTCATTAGTAATATTTCCAGCTATAGCTACTATGGTATTCTCGGCGATATAATGAGTATTAAAATAATTAACAAAATCTTCTCGTTTTAACGCAGTAACTATTTCCTTCTCTCCGGTCACGTCCCAACCTAACGGCTGATCTTTATATAGTAGCCCTTCGAATAAATCGCCAATATAACGACTAGGCATATCACGATACATATTTATCTCTTCGACGATTACGCCCTTCTCTGTCTCTATCTCCTTCTCATCTAATAATGAGTTCAAAAATATATCGGAGATGACATCAGTCATTAGGTCCAGTTTTTCGGCGCTAGCTCGGGCATAGTATCCTGTATACTCTTTACTCGTGAAAGCATTGTATTCGGCTCCGATAGATTCAAGCTCCTTAGCAATCTGAACCTTGTCTGGCCTCTTGGTCGTACCCTTAAACATCATGTGCTCAAGAAAATGCGAGATACCATTTATATTCTTTGTTTCGAATCTTGATCCAGTACCAACCATAACTAAAACTGTGGCCGTCTTAGTCCCCTCCATGGGCACGGTTATTAATCTCAATCCAGATTCAAACGTGTGTAATTTGTGCTTTGGTTCCATTTCATCTCGGAGGCAGGAAGATATTGTTTTCTCGAGTACGGGCTGTATTTCTCTCCTGAGAAATCACCCTCTCGCTCGGCGCCGTCGCGCCTGCGCGGGCCTCTCGAAAATAACATCTTCCCACCTCTAGTTAACGTAATAATATATAAAATTGTGTCGGCGGCTGGAATCGAACCAGCGACCTAGCGCTTATGAAACGCTCGCTCTAACCCCTGAGCTACGCCGACCCTACTACGCTCTGATTTACATCAGAGCTTCGAAGGACAAGTATAACTAGGAATAAGCTACACCTGTCCACCGAAGCTCGGACATTAGGACGAGCGAAGGAGGAAGCTACGCCGACATAGAAAAAGCGATTAACTCACATATTCTACAACATAAAACTCATCATTTCAATACATAAATGCAGAAGAAAGAACCCACGAGAGACAGCGCAAGACGCGCAGACTCACTTACGAAAATAATCGCAAAGAGTTGGGTATAAAAAAGCCCGCGGTTGCGGGCGTCATTCTAAATCTTCCGACCTTTGGGGATAATCTTCATTGTCTAGTTTTATGGCAAAAGCAAGCATCATTAAGGCATTCCTGACTCTCGGACTCATGCCTCCGCCCAAGACGGGAACCCTAAACCTAAGCGATTGGCCTGGCTGGCCGTCATTCCATGTGTGGCAATCTCCATCTGGGCCTATAAGTACATTCAGAGTGCCAGCATGGGTACCATCATGATCATCATGAAGTCTTTGATGTACTTTCCCCGCTTCAAGACCGTTAATCCAGAAAGGATTGTTGAGAACTCGTATCGCATCTTTCATTAATCTCTCTTGTGACGGTTCGGGCATAACAATTCTCCAAAGAACGTGAAACTAAAATACCACTTTTGTGGTATTGGTCAATCCTATCCAAGCGGTCTAGTCTCTCTAACTATCACCGTCTT encodes the following:
- the rsmI gene encoding 16S rRNA (cytidine(1402)-2'-O)-methyltransferase; translation: MLYIVATPIGNLEDITLRAINVLSNVDLILAEDTRVTRNLLERYNIKKDIISYHQHSDFKKIDQIIEMLRDNKKLALVTDAGTPGINDPGNYLIMKALEEIPDLMIVPIPGANAAISALSVSGFATDKFVFLGFPPHKKGRQTFFKNIAIIDETVVFYESKHRILKALDELKKLSNIDARKIMVGRELTKQFETIYRGDIDHITKSLSGDNLLGEFVVVIANK
- a CDS encoding methionine--tRNA ligase is translated as MIMKNKFYITTAIAYVNAEPHIGFALELLQADVLARHHRLMGDDTYFLTGTDEHGSKIAQAAEKHGKDTQLFVDEIAQTFIDLTKKLNISNDDFIRTSDRVRHWPAAQKIWQKLAESGDLYKKDYEGLYCVGCEANKKKSDLEDGLCPIHKTEPQLVKEKNWFFKLSKYTGVIKEKIEKDELKIVPTSKKGEILNLLDDAEDVSFSRPTATLKWGIPVPGDDTQTMYVWTDALTNYISALGYPEDPKFSQYWPVDVHLIGKDILRFHAMYWPAILLSAGVELPKSIYVHGFVTAEGEKMSKSLGNVIDPNQLIEKYGVDVTRYFLLREIPSDDDGDFSFKKLEDRYNGDLANGLGNLVQRVATLIESKLDGELVYKKEVVAKEVGENPEIKEFFDESGYGQLVNEFKLHEVLGNFIFSRIAIANRFIDTNKPWEVIKNNPAEFLEIMTVLAAMIHNISWRLQPFMPETSQKIFAVFGDSGERQIQDNYKFLIKKGAGLFPRLQQ
- a CDS encoding hydrolase TatD — protein: MKIIDTHCHPQFPDYDNDREEMIKRNLVDGVFMIAIGADLKSSEGGIALAKKYPNQIWATIGAHPDEIGEDFAIEDYKKIISKQVVAIGEVGLDYYRTPEEDRRKRQKDIFLEFINLSHEAKLPLVIHSRNEKLGKSAHDDLADILKSNDGLTVDGVAHSFTGTVDEAKKYLDLGFYLGFNGIITFANQYDEVVRYAPMEQILLETDAPWLSPVPYRGQRNEPIRVIEVAKRVAELKNIELAEVVSICNQNARKLFGIDF